The nucleotide sequence ATCGTTCATTCACGCACGGACAACACTCGTCAAACTTTTGACGCCATGTACAATTCTCTAGATTGGCATGAGGTGTGTAGGTAGACAGCGAAAACAAAAATGAACGAGAAACACATAGGACTGTGAGGCGTCGGGAAAAAATCATGTGCATGAAGGTGTCTTCGTGGAGCTAAAAAGCTTCAAATTTCAGGGAAGCCTGTAAGAAGACGTATCACACATGATTATACATCCATTCACTATCTGGATGAGACGACTTTGCAAGCAAGTTGTCGTCAAGGGGTCATGTACTCTAAAGGAGATCAGAAGTAAGCTCTGACATTGTTGCTTCATTTTGCTCCGATGTTGTTGCTTCATTTTATTATGTAGGAATCAGGACTGAAAATTTTGCTTGATACAACAAATGCTACCTTGCCTATTTCCTTATTAGCTTCTTTGTCAACATATGATAAGTAAATAAATATGAAGTTTTTTCCTTCTGTTTTCCTCTTAAACAAAGAAGCAACAAATGTTGTACCGGAACTCGCACTTGCCTATTGACAGGCGCCACCTCCATAGTAGCCCTTCAGGCATACATCACCTTAAGCCAAACAAACCCCCAAGGTCCCTCAGAAGATCTCAATATGCACACCGGGGTAGTCCTGGGGCAAAAAAAGGTCCAAGGCTCATTCCCTGCCTCTTCTTATATCAAGATACAAACTCCGCCCAGTGTCCAAAGACACGATCAAGTGTCTCACCCTTGGTCCTATGAACATCCGCCTCAGAGCCACTGAATTGTTAAGGATGCACAATACCACCTCAAGCTGACTTCTTATAGAACGATAAACCCTGACACCTCGAACTGCTCGAGATGACGGTGGGCAGCCGAAAATGTCAGCAAGCTTCAGGATCATTATAAAACCCTATCGACACATGTCAAAGCATCTGAAAAATTAAGGGCTGCAAAAAGATAGATAACAACACAAGCATTATTGGAGAGTGAAACTAAGTTATCCTTCTATTTAAATTAAATTTAACATTCCAAATTACAGTTCCATGTAGTCAAATCTAGTATAAGCAGTTACAGTGCACTGCAAACTACGGCGAACCAAATGCAACGAGCAGTAAGCAGACATCATTTCTCCCAAGAAGATAAACATGAGACATGCATCTGAGGAAGAGGGGCAGTTACATTTAGCTCGAGCCTTTTGCAAAAGAGGGGCCACCACCTCTAGAAGACTCACTAAATGAAGAATCCCATTTCTGGCTCTCGAGTTCCTGAGAATACTTACCGACACGTCCAGTTTTATCAGATGAGTGAACTTCATCAGGCACTTCGAAAATTATTGATGGTGGtactacatagacaaacaaaaaCACGACAAATCTAGCTGAGTAACTAGTTTCATAAGCACAGGTATGATAAATTGATGATGCATCATGGGATAATTCACTTCAATAAATGGGTAAGCTGAACACATAATATTATGACATAATATACATAAATATTGATCACTCATATGAGGAAGCAGCACATACAAGGTTATATCAGTTGTTGGTTCACAAAGCCTTCCTAAGAAAAACTATAGGAAATATAAAGCAAGATCTTGCTCTTTGCACTTGGGTTATTCTCTCAATGCTCAGGTTTCACTTTGGCATCTCCATTAGGCAAAGCACTTTGGGACTGAGCCAACCTCTTTGACTCCTGGATAAAAATAAATGAATGATTAAAGAATTATTTTACGCTCATTTAACAGTCCAATCTTAAAACTAAAAAATAGGACGAAACCGTGGTTGTGTAGATCTACAAAGAGCATCGCCAACACAAAAGTAAATTCTGACCTCACCTAAATTAAGTCCTAACGCCAAGATCGGCTTAAATAACAGGTTCCAATAGAACGTAGATATATACAGGTCTTGCTCTCACAACTTCCAGAAGGGGGCGAAAGATGCATTCAGCATTGTGATAACTAAAACATGAAACTGCATATGATTGCTAAAGTAGTAAAATATTATCAGTACACTGTTATTGGTCCACTTGAAGATGAGTGTTAAGCAAAATTTTCAGTAAAGACACACATGTGAAGGAACAGCCAATCCTAAGAATGCAGGCGCATTTCCACTTACAGCAGCAGAGGTAGCACGTATCTGTCTGTACGCTTCAACGTCATCTGGAAAAGCTTCTTCCAGCTCCTCAAGAAGATGCTTCCTCAGGCTCTGAGAAAAACATATTGACAATATCATTTCATCATTGTAATCGAGAACCAGCTCCTCTTGAAGTTCGTATAAAATACAGAAAAAAGTATCATAATAGTAGAGGAAACAATTAAACGAGCTTCTTGCGTCAATTTTTGATCAAGAGTTCAGGACATATATCAGTGCACAAAGTCATACGAACTTGACACATAGAGTTGGAAGCAAAACatcacagaagaaaaatggcagggCAAACATGGTGAAATGAATGCACAGCTTGAATTATAGTCAGAAGTACAAACGTAGCGATGAGGATACGAGAAGGTGAAAAGAAAAGTAGCCTCTCCTTATCACGGCCAAGATGATTTTATCACGAATTGAATTCATGGCTATCCGTGCACCAATAAATTATAACGAACGAACACTACAGAGTGGTGGGCCTTAGAGCTAGAGGTACACGTATTGGACATAAAATTGCATCTGCTGTTCTTATAAAGCTCGATAATACAGAGACAGGAATCTGCATCAACAACACAACAAAAACTGGTCCCATAGTTCTACATTCAGTTAGGGCAGATTACTGGCAGTCAATGGGGGTAACATGGAACACCAGAAAAGCTTTGAAAATGAAAAGTATTCTTAATAACTGATTGGCAGTAGTTTGTACACCATTACCAATTTAAAGTGGATAGGAAGGGGTTATTCTGTTCTTCTTAAGAATAAGTTGTTAAAGTGCAACTAAATTGCATGAAGGAATTTAATTCATGAAAACAGAGATGGATTCCCGTCATTGTAGTTTGGATGCCACTATATGGAATGAGATGGCTATGCTggttcagtttgtctaattcacatctagatgttttttaaagatgtcacatctaagctcctacaaatatataatgcagcaacaaaaaacaaaaacaaaaaacaggacaaaaaaatagaccacaaacagagtgaaaatcagcttagatgtgacataactatgtcacatctagatgtgtcctagacacacCCATGCTGGTTCCCTTTCACATGGCCAACACAATTTATCCCCTTCAAACTACAGCAATGTCGACTTATATGAAAAGCAGGCTTTCCTGACAGTAATACCAATTATAATTTTGAGAACGACACAACCCATACGTACCTTGAAAGCATCCGTCTTGCCCTTCGTGATCTGGTTCTTGGCAATGCAGCTGTTGAACACGTCCCTGGTGAACTCATCGGGGTTCTTCCCGTCATCAATCAAActaacaacacaagcaacaatCAGGAACACACAGTTCAGGCCAGAGGGTCAACAGCAATGAGCGACAGAGCAAGAGACGAGACCAAACGATCTCACTTGACGACCTCCATGGGCACCTGGATGTTGCACCCGTCGGCGAGCTTCTGCATCGTGTCGAGCTCCGCCACGAGCGCGTTCCTGCACCGTACAACACACCAAACCCTAAGGGATCCGCGCACGCAGATAAGCCGCGGGGTGCAAAGGGGGTCGCGGGGGAGGTTTGCTGCGTGGAGGCGAGGGAGCTTACAGGCGCTGGAGGAGGGGGAGCTGGGACGCGGAGCTGAAGGAGGAGACGTTGAGGTTGAGCTGGTGGAGCAGACCCAGGGTCTTCTGGATCGAGCCCGTGACCTGCGCCAGGTTCTGCTTCGACGGGTCCTCGGGACGGTCCCCTCCCGCTCCCCCTTGTAGGCCGTTGCCGgaagcggccgcggcggcggcggcgacggcggcggcggaagaaAAGTTCGGGGCGGTGCTGTCCATGCCGAAGTCGGAGGGGGAAATGACGGGGaggtcttttttcttttttgagttaATACCACTATTGATACATAAATTTGTatccatggaacaaaatgatacaAAAACTAAAAAATCCAAAGAAGTGGTCGTTCAACTTACCTAACACAACATTTTAGTACAATTCCGTTAAATCTGACTAGCACGCCGTCTATTGCATGTTAAGTGAAAAAGAGCTCAGGTTGTAGGCACGCGCATGATAAACCAGCCAACCCAAAGACACGTGTGTTCATTATTGATTTAGACGACCTATTATCCATTATCACAGAAATggagaaataaataaaaacaaaaaaatagagatGAGGCAGGTCTTCGAACCGGAGGCTTCTAGTATGCTTTTATGCGCGTTATCAGGACAATAAGCATTGCTTAACATTCAACATGAAAACGGAAAGTATTTATATTAGGTGAGTGCTACACACCGGTGCACCGGTGCAAATTTCGGCCGGTCCGCCCAGAGCCGCTCGGTTTAGACGTGCGTAACCGTTAGATCTGTCCCATGTCCCCTTTCGTCATCCTTTCCCATgcgcaaaagagaaaaaaaataagcGCCGCCGCTTGTGAAATCCTGCACATCGTTGCCTCGCGCAGCCCTGGTTTGGACCACCACTGCCCATACTCGTCGCCGGCGCTCACAGCCTCACCATGATGGTTGCAACAACGCCGTTGTCGCGGAGTCGCAACTCAGCCATGGATGAATGTAGCAAAAATACTCGCCGGTTGTAGCAAAATCTAACGGGGGTGGCAGCAAAAATCACAGGCGGAGCGGTAGGATCTCGAGCAGCACCTCCTGCTCCGTCAAGTCCACGTCCGACGCGATCGCCCTGCCGGCGGCGAGCTGTTCCTCCGCCTGCACGTGCTCCTGGAGGAGGTGGTGGTTCTGGGCGGCGTCGGTctgtgcctcccggaactgctccttcCGCTCCTCCTGCACCATGTCCATGTAATaggcacgggcctcaccgatggtcgTGGTGCAATGCACTGGCGAGGGTGGCGTCGGGTCATCACCCTTCGGCTGCCTACCGTCCGGCCAGCCGGCAGCAATGGCGGCCATGTCCTTCTCCTGCTCCGACGTCAGCTTGTCCCAGAGAGTTTTGGCAGGAGAGGAATTCATGGTGGCAGTGGTGCAGAGAGGGATCAGAAGCGGATGACtgtgcagcagtttatatagcaattgTGGGCTGGAGAGGGACGAATCAGTGGCGTTGGAGAAGACGCCTCAGCAACCGCATGCCatcaatgtgggcggcagacggacgggtGGCCGGCTGCCGTGTCGTTTGAACACACAGAgtcgcctgcaccaggaagcggcgcgggcagtACTCTCTCGAACGGCACGCCGCTTCAATGTCGGCGTAAGTGAGCGGCGCGTGTGCTCTAGCCGGGCGCTGACACTCTGAAGCGGCCCTGACCAAAAGCGCGTGGGGGAAGGACGGATTTGGGTGGGTCGGGGCGGTCAGAAGTGGGCGTGAAGCGGTCCGAACTCCCACAAATTCCTCACGTTTATCTCCAGTTTGCGGAAAAAAATACATACGGACAGACCATAGATTGACACATGACTGCATTGGATGGCTTTCGCTGTCCGAACAATACAGTCCGAACGCATGAGGAAAGTTTGCAGGTCGGAGTAGTTGGAGATGCACTTACTACTTGTTTGAAGCACAAGAAAAAAAGGATACATCTTAAGTACAACCCACCAAATTACTTTTCTCCGTATTTTACACGAAGGGTTTCGTGTTCTTCTGGTAATACAGAGCACAACGCTGGTATTGGGTTCGAAGCCCCGCCTCACCgctatttttgttttttatttatttatccaTCTTCCAAACATATGTATATATATTTACCTCGTCAATAGATTTAGATTGAGATTTGGTTTGATGGTTATCGCGCGCGTGCGGTTACCATTGGTTACCACGAGGTTTGTATCAAAATGTTCTGTTAAGCAAGTTGAAGGGCTACTTTTATGGCTTTTTAAAGTTCGTGTACCATTTTGTTCCCATGTGTACAAGTTTATGCATTAATAGTAATATTAACTCTTCTTTTTTTAGATGAATGACGGGGAGCTCTTTTTATGCGCCGGCTAGGAGTTCTAGCGCCCCTgcagaaatgggccggcccatttcaccACTCGCGATGCAGTccgtcgcctgggcacttttggtTCGTCGCTCACCGGTTGAGAACGGTCAACGGTTGACCAGTTGGCCGTCAGTCGTTGACTTCTCAAACTAAGTAAGATTTTAAAAAAATCcaaagaaaaaaattcaaaaatttggaaaaaaaagttcatcagttttaAAAAGGTCCATCAAacttgaaaaaaaatcacaaatttgaaaaaaaaacaatcatcaaatttgaagaaaaccacgatttagaaaaaaaagttcatcaaatttgaaaaagttaaTGCACTTTGAGTTGTGgacctccaattaagttgtggagctCATCCCAACCTTAATTGTGAAGGTATCGGTTGCCTCCTCCAAGGACACTGCATAGTGGAATCGTGGCCCTTTGTATCGTGCGAGGGTGCAAGGAGAATAAAGTGAGCCATTTGTGGCGTTTGGTGAGCAGTGTGCCGCCACATTCctccaacggagacgtacctcCCTCAAAGAATGGAACTCTGATGAGTGTTATTTTTATGGTCATCACACCTGAGTTTAAACAAGTTTATTTCATAAAAATCGGGATATCTGCTCAGGGTGTGTTGACACGCGAACACATCACGTGTACCTTCGAtgtcgggggtgatgcaccgcagctcacgtcgaaggagacccgaccgacagcgcgatacacaggatagtcggcgggtgctttttagacccgaaaccccgcatacccgggagggaccctgtcagggagtgcggcgggaatgggctgccctaggtcgatccGCTCGCCCCTatagcctcgggattcgcagctctcaaactcgaggaacaacgaagaacgagagagaaaaatggtggagagataaaacgtagatgaaaaaatagtatattgatttgttcgattgtgtgtttttCCAATCGGCTGTCACCCTaatatatataagaggcggctggacttcccgtacaagcaaaggattcatctaggctttccttacaaaaaaattacatcaattcacgtcctacagTTCTAGTTTTAGTCCAActcggattcagcccgaatctgTCCCACACTTCTGTCCTGCTTCTTGCACGGGCCGTAGAAATCGCATACTAACTCAGATGGAATCGAGTTCAACATCAAACTTGTCCGCCTCGATGATCTGCATGATATATTGCGGGACACTTCTCCTTTAAGGCCATATTTACGACTTTCAAGCCTTATCTTTAAATGTGGGTCGGATTCAATTATACAGTTTTCTGAACTGTCCGAATCTTGTAACAATTATGCAGGCCGTATACTATCtccgatgatgatgactccaaaaccaaagttcacCGTTTCAACGATATGCACAACTTCCATGTAgaacactttttcatccgaggtaaTTTTAATAACCTTTCGAGCCCATCTCCAACTTCTGGTCGGATTGACTTTGACAGCCTCcaccccggcaagctttccacACCGGCAAGGTTTCTGCCCCCCGGCAAGGTTTCACACCATCAAGGTTTTACCCCGGCAAGATTTCCACCCCAGCAAAGTTTCTACCCCGGGaagctttcacaccggcaagcttccacGCCGGTGAGCTTTCCGCGCCGGTGAGCTTTCCACGCCGACAAGGTCTCCATcccggcaagctttcacaccggcaagcttcatTCAGCCGACAAAGGACAAATAAATCACGTGACCCATCATACACCACCTAGGTGGGTGCCTGGTCCCTCGTGTCACTTTTTCATTTAGGACCGGTCCGTGAAGTGTTGCCTCtagcttttgcatacgaactcggattgggacATTTTTTATATCAAAaacgatcgtttcgacgagacgaagacaattcatgtagatcatttttccatatgaGGCGGTCTTGAGGCGTAATCAGCCGAACATTGTTCTGacttctgaatacaaaatctcagtacttcgaacacaacttcggccttagagatgagatcggatggctatgacccaaatatcaaagtttctccttttgaagatACGAAACTTTCTCACTTTGAACACTTTTTATATGAGGCCATCTTAATtgtgtttttgaccatgccaaaatctggtgtcaacacatgcccccctatttttcggcaaagcttgtgtgccaaaaaataacttgcacatagcttgttcta is from Triticum aestivum cultivar Chinese Spring chromosome 3A, IWGSC CS RefSeq v2.1, whole genome shotgun sequence and encodes:
- the LOC123062966 gene encoding mediator of RNA polymerase II transcription subunit 10b isoform X2 yields the protein MDSTAPNFSSAAAVAAAAAAASGNGLQGGAGGDRPEDPSKQNLAQVTGSIQKTLGLLHQLNLNVSSFSSASQLPLLQRLNALVAELDTMQKLADGCNIQVPMEVVNLIDDGKNPDEFTRDVFNSCIAKNQITKGKTDAFKSLRKHLLEELEEAFPDDVEAYRQIRATSAAESKRLAQSQSALPNGDAKVKPEH
- the LOC123062966 gene encoding mediator of RNA polymerase II transcription subunit 10b isoform X1, encoding MDSTAPNFSSAAAVAAAAAAASGNGLQGGAGGDRPEDPSKQNLAQVTGSIQKTLGLLHQLNLNVSSFSSASQLPLLQRLVWCVVRCRNALVAELDTMQKLADGCNIQVPMEVVNLIDDGKNPDEFTRDVFNSCIAKNQITKGKTDAFKSLRKHLLEELEEAFPDDVEAYRQIRATSAAESKRLAQSQSALPNGDAKVKPEH